Proteins encoded together in one Acidaminococcus timonensis window:
- a CDS encoding AEC family transporter, whose product MLVLQQMIIFVLLMLVGAWARKKQILTEENQAQITQLVLNIAYPAIILSGVTGEGPHIAGPELLQAGGVILGMLAVLLVVARVLPRLLGFPKAEKGMVNVMTVFTNIGFMGVPMIDGIYGKDALIYMTLLLIPFNLLFFSYVIQTIKGGGAQAEPFRLKNLLNPGMISCVLALIIYLGQIKLPYVLTASIRMLGSMTGPLAMMLLGAALLETDWKTMVNRRILVYTGIKMLVLPIVGTLALKAFVDNTYLLATCMATLATPSGNVLPLLAALYNKEAYPVSVQCVALTTGAAVVTMPLVALAVGLG is encoded by the coding sequence ATGCTTGTATTGCAGCAAATGATTATTTTTGTATTGTTGATGTTGGTGGGAGCCTGGGCACGGAAAAAGCAGATCCTCACTGAGGAAAACCAGGCCCAGATTACTCAGCTGGTGCTGAATATCGCCTATCCGGCCATCATCCTGTCCGGAGTTACCGGAGAAGGACCGCATATCGCTGGCCCTGAACTGCTCCAGGCAGGGGGCGTGATCCTGGGGATGCTGGCGGTCCTGCTGGTGGTGGCCCGGGTACTGCCCCGACTGCTGGGCTTCCCCAAAGCTGAGAAGGGGATGGTCAATGTAATGACGGTCTTCACCAACATCGGTTTTATGGGCGTTCCCATGATCGACGGGATTTACGGAAAAGATGCCCTGATCTATATGACGCTGCTGCTGATTCCTTTCAATCTGCTCTTCTTTTCCTATGTAATCCAGACGATCAAGGGCGGAGGTGCACAGGCTGAACCCTTCCGGCTGAAGAATCTCCTGAATCCGGGGATGATTTCCTGTGTACTGGCCCTGATCATTTATCTGGGGCAGATCAAGCTGCCCTATGTACTGACGGCTTCCATCCGGATGCTGGGAAGCATGACGGGCCCTCTGGCCATGATGCTGCTGGGGGCGGCCCTTCTGGAAACGGATTGGAAAACCATGGTGAACCGGCGGATCCTGGTTTATACTGGAATCAAGATGCTGGTGTTGCCCATTGTGGGGACGCTGGCCCTGAAAGCTTTTGTGGACAATACGTACCTGCTGGCCACCTGTATGGCTACGCTGGCTACCCCTTCGGGCAATGTACTGCCGCTCCTGGCAGCTCTGTATAATAAAGAAGCCTATCCGGTTTCCGTCCAGTGTGTGGCACTGACTACGGGTGCGGCTGTGGTGACCATGCCGCTGGTGGCACTGGCTGTGGGATTGGGGTGA
- a CDS encoding aldo/keto reductase: MQKRMIGKSGIWVNPVGLGCMGFSHAYGYAMDEQETITVLRQAQEMGYDFFDTAEVYKGTLADGRLSWNEEVVGKALAPVRQQVVIATKMGIRINPDQSLSTDARPEAIRKSLEGSLKRLGTDYVDVYYQHRIDPVVEPEVVADTMARLIKEGKIRAWGISEANEDYLRRANAVCPVAAIQNRYSMMARWHENLFSVCEELGASFVAFSPMANGFLTGKYTKAGQFTDKKDYRSKMPQFTAEGEEKGKQLLELLQELANQKKVSMGQLSLAWMLCKKPYIIPIPGSRKVSRLKENFEAARVVLSPEEISRIDRALNRMELPVFGGSKLVSK; the protein is encoded by the coding sequence ATGCAAAAAAGAATGATAGGAAAAAGCGGTATCTGGGTGAATCCGGTGGGGCTGGGCTGTATGGGTTTCAGCCATGCCTACGGTTATGCCATGGATGAACAGGAAACCATCACGGTTTTGCGCCAGGCCCAGGAAATGGGATACGACTTCTTTGATACGGCTGAAGTCTATAAAGGGACGTTGGCTGACGGGCGACTATCCTGGAACGAAGAAGTGGTGGGCAAGGCCCTGGCGCCGGTACGCCAGCAGGTGGTCATCGCCACCAAGATGGGGATCCGGATCAATCCGGATCAATCTCTGAGCACCGATGCCCGGCCGGAAGCCATCCGGAAAAGCTTGGAAGGCAGCCTGAAACGGCTGGGCACGGATTATGTGGATGTGTATTACCAGCACCGGATCGACCCTGTTGTGGAACCGGAAGTGGTGGCGGATACCATGGCCCGGCTGATAAAAGAAGGCAAGATCCGGGCCTGGGGAATTTCAGAAGCCAATGAGGACTATCTGCGTCGGGCCAATGCGGTCTGTCCGGTGGCAGCCATCCAGAACCGGTACTCCATGATGGCTCGCTGGCATGAAAACCTGTTCTCGGTATGTGAAGAACTGGGAGCTTCTTTTGTGGCCTTTTCTCCCATGGCCAACGGCTTCCTGACAGGAAAATACACGAAGGCCGGTCAGTTTACGGATAAGAAGGATTACCGTTCCAAGATGCCGCAGTTTACGGCAGAAGGAGAGGAAAAAGGAAAACAGCTCCTGGAGCTGCTCCAAGAACTGGCAAACCAGAAAAAGGTTTCCATGGGGCAATTGTCCCTGGCCTGGATGCTCTGCAAGAAACCGTATATCATTCCCATCCCCGGCTCCCGGAAAGTTTCCCGCCTGAAAGAGAACTTCGAAGCGGCCCGGGTGGTCCTTTCTCCGGAGGAAATCAGCCGGATCGACCGGGCACTGAACCGGATGGAACTGCCGGTGTTCGGAGGCAGCAAGCTCGTTTCCAAATGA
- a CDS encoding cupin domain-containing protein, with product MMMRQMAGMAVVLSVMTVLGVRLGSAAAEARALAAPPAIAQVEKELRHSKGAIFPVGMYNAGNAAHFTGYSYAAALTDGKKVPVVNVTFYRGSHTYWHRHFGTCQILVGTSGHGYYQIWGQKPQKLEPGQTVTIPEGVKHWHGAAPGQNFQHVVVMEPGFHTTQWLEPVDEKTYEALAN from the coding sequence ATGATGATGCGGCAGATGGCGGGGATGGCGGTGGTCCTCAGTGTGATGACGGTCCTGGGGGTACGGTTGGGAAGTGCGGCAGCGGAAGCAAGGGCGCTGGCTGCCCCTCCGGCCATTGCTCAGGTGGAAAAAGAACTGAGACATTCCAAAGGTGCCATTTTTCCGGTGGGGATGTATAACGCAGGGAATGCGGCCCATTTTACCGGCTACAGTTATGCGGCTGCCCTGACGGATGGGAAGAAAGTCCCGGTGGTGAATGTGACCTTTTACCGGGGATCCCACACCTACTGGCATCGTCATTTTGGGACCTGCCAGATCCTGGTGGGAACTTCCGGTCATGGGTATTACCAGATTTGGGGACAGAAGCCCCAGAAACTGGAACCGGGACAGACCGTAACCATACCGGAAGGTGTGAAACATTGGCATGGCGCGGCACCGGGACAGAATTTTCAGCATGTGGTCGTTATGGAACCCGGTTTCCACACCACCCAGTGGCTGGAACCTGTAGATGAAAAAACATACGAAGCGCTGGCAAATTAG
- a CDS encoding helix-turn-helix domain-containing protein — MAKYSYEFKKKIVLEYLNSDEGCISISRKYGMTSSSQLLKWVSAYKAFGDNGLKRSRSQKIYSFKEKLSVVESYLTNEISYQELAIQVGINNPSMIARWVNEFKIAGPEALRSHKKGRKRTLNKSQTKKTDTQVQQPMVDISVEHVQELEDENLKLRIENAFLKELRRLRLEDEAKMRELRKSSPVSEDHSN, encoded by the coding sequence ATGGCAAAATACAGCTATGAATTTAAGAAAAAAATAGTACTGGAATACTTGAACAGTGACGAAGGGTGTATTTCTATTTCACGTAAATATGGGATGACAAGCAGCAGCCAGCTGCTAAAGTGGGTTTCTGCTTACAAGGCATTTGGAGATAATGGACTGAAGAGATCCCGCTCTCAAAAAATATACTCTTTCAAAGAAAAACTTTCTGTGGTAGAGTCTTACTTAACAAATGAAATCTCATATCAGGAACTGGCAATTCAAGTAGGGATCAATAATCCATCCATGATTGCCAGATGGGTCAACGAATTCAAGATTGCGGGGCCGGAAGCGTTACGGTCACATAAAAAAGGCAGGAAGAGAACTTTGAACAAATCTCAAACCAAAAAAACAGATACCCAGGTTCAGCAGCCGATGGTCGACATCAGTGTGGAACATGTCCAGGAGTTAGAGGATGAAAATCTTAAACTCCGTATAGAGAATGCTTTTTTAAAAGAACTGAGGAGACTGCGTTTAGAGGACGAAGCAAAAATGAGAGAGTTGCGAAAATCATCTCCAGTCTCCGAAGATCATTCAAATTGA
- a CDS encoding iron-containing alcohol dehydrogenase, whose translation MNPFTYAYPVKTYFGKGAAAQSLPGELAKVGPNVLLAYGGGSIKRNGVYTQLTQLLEAAGKTIVDFSGIMSNPTYEKVQEGARLAREKKIDFILAVGGGSVIDCCKIVSAQALLDEDIWDYEYSKKQVPSQFIPMGAVVTAFGTGAEMNNGAVITHEAKKSKSPLTGSYYRFAILDPAYTLTMPLEQVISGAFDSLSHCMETYLGNPRTVNLSDEINEACQRNIIRNIRQTLKDPQDIEARSELVWAAAMAENGILKIGKQGDFQCHMLEHQLGAYTNCNHGRGLAVLHPVLYRHYLPSAAAQFARLATNVWQIPAEGKNQEALAEAFLEKLAAFIKEIGLPTNFRELGIPANTDLKAVADTTILTGGCCKAFSREELLQVLEECK comes from the coding sequence ATGAATCCATTTACGTATGCGTATCCTGTCAAGACTTATTTCGGGAAAGGCGCTGCTGCCCAATCCCTGCCCGGTGAGCTGGCCAAGGTCGGACCCAATGTACTGCTGGCTTACGGAGGCGGTTCCATCAAGCGGAATGGTGTCTATACCCAATTGACCCAGCTGCTGGAAGCCGCCGGAAAGACAATCGTGGATTTTTCCGGAATCATGTCCAACCCCACCTACGAAAAAGTCCAGGAAGGCGCCCGCCTGGCCCGGGAAAAGAAAATCGACTTCATTCTGGCTGTGGGCGGTGGTTCCGTCATCGACTGCTGCAAAATCGTCTCTGCCCAGGCCCTCCTGGACGAGGATATCTGGGACTATGAATACAGCAAGAAACAGGTTCCCAGCCAATTTATCCCCATGGGAGCCGTGGTCACGGCCTTCGGAACCGGAGCCGAAATGAACAACGGGGCCGTCATCACCCACGAAGCCAAAAAGAGCAAGTCTCCCCTGACCGGTTCCTACTATCGGTTCGCCATCCTGGATCCGGCCTATACGCTGACCATGCCGCTGGAACAGGTGATTTCCGGTGCTTTCGACTCTCTGAGCCACTGTATGGAAACCTACCTGGGCAATCCTCGTACGGTCAATCTTTCGGATGAAATCAACGAAGCCTGCCAGCGGAATATCATCCGCAATATCCGTCAAACCCTGAAGGATCCCCAGGATATCGAAGCCCGCAGCGAACTGGTATGGGCCGCCGCCATGGCTGAAAATGGCATCCTGAAGATCGGGAAACAGGGCGATTTCCAGTGCCATATGCTGGAACACCAGCTGGGAGCCTACACCAACTGTAATCACGGCAGAGGCCTGGCCGTACTGCATCCGGTACTGTACCGGCATTATCTGCCGTCTGCTGCGGCGCAATTCGCCCGTCTAGCAACGAATGTATGGCAGATCCCTGCCGAAGGCAAGAACCAGGAAGCCCTGGCAGAAGCCTTCCTGGAAAAGCTGGCCGCCTTCATCAAAGAAATCGGCCTGCCCACCAATTTCCGGGAGCTGGGCATCCCTGCGAACACCGATCTGAAAGCGGTAGCTGATACCACCATCCTGACCGGTGGATGCTGCAAAGCCTTCAGCCGGGAAGAACTGCTGCAGGTACTGGAAGAATGTAAATAA
- a CDS encoding LysR family transcriptional regulator, protein MANPLYNPQLLTFLKVAEAGSFNKAAEELFISPPAVIKQINLLENTLDLRLFNRSHRGLSLTTAGESLLQDAKYLVQYCDDSIQRAQAAREKEHQVIRLGASPMTPVDFLLDLWPSLQEVSPDIQFHLVPYDNTPANAREILKNLGQNIDVVAGVYDEGMFHVHSYCTGFPLQDQPMEIYMSVMHPLTKKSLLHWEDLEGQTLCMIQPGWSSQMDKLRGDITVNHPGIKVRNFPFYSLEIFNNCVNQGELLVGFPMWENTHPLLTSRTVDWEYKMPYGILYNPQPSEAVKHFLKALRTVLGIGQKKDKK, encoded by the coding sequence ATGGCAAACCCCTTGTACAATCCCCAGCTCCTGACGTTTCTCAAAGTAGCAGAAGCGGGAAGTTTCAATAAAGCGGCCGAGGAGCTGTTCATCTCTCCTCCGGCGGTCATCAAGCAGATCAACCTGCTGGAAAATACCCTGGATCTGCGGTTGTTTAACCGGTCTCACAGAGGCCTTTCCCTGACTACGGCCGGGGAATCTCTGCTCCAGGATGCCAAATATCTGGTACAGTACTGCGATGATTCCATTCAGCGGGCTCAGGCAGCCCGGGAAAAGGAACATCAGGTGATCCGCCTGGGGGCCAGTCCCATGACACCTGTGGATTTCCTGCTGGACCTGTGGCCCAGTCTCCAGGAAGTGAGTCCGGATATCCAGTTCCATCTGGTGCCCTATGACAATACACCGGCCAATGCCCGGGAAATCCTGAAAAATCTGGGGCAGAACATCGATGTTGTGGCAGGGGTATATGATGAAGGCATGTTCCATGTACACAGTTATTGCACCGGCTTTCCCCTGCAGGATCAGCCCATGGAAATCTATATGTCGGTGATGCACCCGCTGACGAAGAAATCCCTGCTCCACTGGGAGGATCTGGAGGGACAGACCCTGTGTATGATCCAGCCCGGCTGGAGCAGCCAGATGGACAAACTGCGGGGGGATATCACGGTGAACCATCCGGGAATCAAAGTGCGGAATTTCCCCTTTTACAGCCTGGAAATCTTTAATAACTGCGTGAACCAGGGAGAACTGCTGGTGGGCTTTCCCATGTGGGAAAACACGCATCCCCTGCTGACCAGCCGCACTGTGGACTGGGAGTATAAAATGCCCTATGGCATCCTGTATAACCCCCAGCCGTCGGAAGCGGTCAAGCATTTCCTGAAAGCCCTGCGTACGGTGCTGGGCATCGGACAGAAAAAGGATAAAAAATAA
- a CDS encoding alpha/beta hydrolase: MKINRWVTGAILLGLLQAAPAFAMKPVTIVDQGSFAAGGKVVTAPGKFNVNADPKAMGGQTLHGDHAYAFYQVPQHAHKNALVFLHGYGQSAKTWETTPDGRGGFQNIFLEKGYKTYLVDEPRRGKAGRSTVPTTISATPDDQLWFDNFRMGQWPEIYPNAAIPHTQEYLDQFFRTMTPDTGSFDGKLVADGVTAVFEKAGDGVLITHSAGGGPGWLVAAQSPHVKGVIALEPGTFPFPEGEVPAVEETTSPWPAKGMAVSKEQFQKLLKIPMVVYFGDNITGGDKPLANWGFDNWRVRLNLARKWEAVMKKYGGDAQVILLPEKGIKGNTHFLMSDLNNGQVANEMERWMKEKGLTK; encoded by the coding sequence ATGAAAATCAACAGATGGGTAACCGGAGCCATCCTCCTGGGACTGCTCCAGGCGGCACCGGCCTTTGCCATGAAACCGGTGACGATCGTGGACCAGGGCAGCTTTGCGGCTGGCGGAAAAGTCGTTACCGCGCCTGGAAAATTCAACGTGAATGCGGATCCCAAAGCCATGGGCGGGCAGACGCTCCACGGGGATCACGCCTATGCGTTCTATCAGGTCCCCCAGCATGCCCACAAGAATGCCCTGGTGTTCCTCCACGGGTATGGCCAGAGTGCCAAAACCTGGGAAACTACGCCGGATGGACGGGGCGGTTTCCAGAATATCTTCCTGGAAAAAGGGTATAAGACCTATCTGGTGGATGAACCCAGAAGAGGGAAGGCAGGTCGGTCCACGGTACCGACGACCATTTCGGCAACCCCGGATGACCAGCTCTGGTTCGACAATTTTCGGATGGGCCAATGGCCGGAAATCTATCCCAATGCAGCCATCCCTCATACCCAGGAATACCTGGACCAATTCTTCCGCACCATGACGCCGGATACCGGGTCCTTTGACGGGAAACTGGTGGCAGACGGGGTGACGGCCGTCTTTGAAAAAGCCGGAGACGGGGTACTGATTACCCATTCTGCCGGCGGTGGTCCGGGCTGGCTGGTGGCTGCTCAGTCTCCTCATGTAAAGGGTGTCATCGCCCTGGAACCGGGGACATTCCCCTTCCCGGAAGGCGAAGTTCCGGCTGTGGAGGAAACCACCAGTCCCTGGCCAGCCAAAGGGATGGCTGTCAGCAAAGAACAGTTCCAGAAGCTGCTGAAGATCCCCATGGTGGTCTATTTCGGTGATAACATTACCGGCGGGGATAAACCGTTGGCGAACTGGGGATTCGATAACTGGCGTGTCCGTCTGAACCTGGCTCGGAAATGGGAAGCGGTCATGAAGAAATACGGCGGAGACGCCCAGGTGATCCTGCTTCCGGAAAAAGGCATCAAGGGCAATACCCACTTCCTGATGAGCGATCTGAACAACGGGCAGGTGGCCAATGAAATGGAACGGTGGATGAAGGAAAAAGGCCTGACAAAGTAA
- a CDS encoding MerR family transcriptional regulator — protein sequence MYTMKQACEASGLPYETLKFYCNEGLVPNLKRDRLNRRIFDDRAVGWIKSLKCLKGCGMGIKEMRDYMVMCLEGKKSIPERMTMLQKKKEDLKAQIRQVEQSIKYIEKKEKFYQDVQTGKIKYTSNLLPEEDEGQE from the coding sequence ATGTACACCATGAAACAGGCATGCGAGGCATCCGGATTACCTTATGAAACATTGAAATTCTATTGCAACGAAGGACTGGTCCCCAATTTGAAACGGGATCGGCTGAACCGGCGGATCTTCGATGATCGGGCTGTAGGCTGGATCAAGAGCCTGAAATGCCTGAAAGGTTGCGGGATGGGTATCAAGGAGATGCGGGATTATATGGTCATGTGCCTGGAAGGGAAAAAATCCATCCCGGAACGGATGACGATGCTCCAGAAAAAGAAGGAGGATTTAAAAGCCCAGATCCGGCAGGTGGAACAGTCCATCAAATATATCGAGAAAAAAGAGAAATTCTATCAGGACGTCCAGACGGGAAAAATCAAATACACAAGCAATCTTCTGCCGGAAGAGGACGAAGGGCAGGAATGA
- a CDS encoding flavodoxin family protein, with translation MNILFINGSPEANGNTAALAQTLLKEYEYKTLNLVEYRINVFGQKLPGDQFEEVLDRIREADVLVIGSPVYWHNICGSVRTLLDRFYGPVEEGSLKGKLFFLFQGAAPEKWMLEAGDYTMDRFARLYGLTYEGMATNQKEAKALAAKIR, from the coding sequence ATGAACATCTTATTTATCAATGGAAGTCCGGAAGCCAATGGAAACACGGCAGCCCTGGCACAGACGCTACTGAAAGAATATGAGTACAAGACCCTGAATCTGGTGGAGTATCGGATCAATGTGTTTGGGCAGAAACTGCCGGGAGATCAGTTCGAAGAAGTCCTGGACCGGATCCGGGAAGCAGATGTGCTGGTCATTGGTTCTCCGGTATACTGGCATAATATCTGCGGATCCGTCCGTACGCTGCTGGATCGGTTTTATGGCCCTGTGGAAGAAGGCAGCCTGAAAGGGAAACTGTTCTTCCTGTTCCAGGGAGCTGCACCGGAAAAATGGATGCTGGAAGCGGGAGATTATACCATGGATCGTTTTGCCCGGTTGTATGGTTTGACCTACGAAGGGATGGCCACCAATCAGAAAGAGGCAAAGGCACTGGCGGCCAAAATCCGGTAA
- a CDS encoding aldo/keto reductase has translation MEEVTLNNGITMPLEGFGVFQITDPQECEEATWGALKAGYRMIDTAAAYGNEEAVGRAIRKSGIPREEIFLISKLWLQDYGYENAQKGLETSLEKLDQEYVDLYLLHQPLGDTMGAWRALEDAYQEGKVRAIGVANFSPAQLTDFCESVTLRPAVDQVEIHPFLTQEMALTTMNEYGVQPQAWAPLAEGNFGIFSHPLLAEIGRRYGKSPAQVALRWNVQRGISVIPKTTHCQYMKQNLDIWNFQLTEEEMAQVGSLDLGHSEIVDVSNPTFIRNLHYWKIHA, from the coding sequence ATGGAAGAAGTAACCTTGAACAATGGAATCACCATGCCGCTGGAAGGCTTCGGTGTTTTCCAGATTACGGATCCACAGGAATGTGAAGAAGCCACCTGGGGGGCACTGAAGGCCGGCTATCGGATGATCGATACGGCAGCGGCCTACGGCAATGAAGAAGCTGTGGGCCGGGCCATCCGGAAAAGCGGGATTCCCCGGGAGGAAATCTTTCTCATTTCCAAATTGTGGCTGCAGGATTATGGGTATGAGAATGCCCAGAAAGGCCTTGAGACATCTCTGGAAAAATTGGACCAGGAATATGTGGATCTGTATCTGCTGCACCAGCCTCTGGGAGATACCATGGGTGCCTGGAGAGCCCTGGAGGATGCCTATCAGGAAGGGAAAGTCCGGGCCATCGGTGTAGCTAATTTTTCGCCGGCCCAGCTAACCGATTTCTGTGAAAGCGTCACGCTGCGTCCGGCTGTGGACCAGGTGGAAATCCATCCGTTCCTTACCCAGGAAATGGCTCTGACCACCATGAATGAATATGGGGTCCAGCCCCAGGCCTGGGCACCCCTGGCAGAAGGAAATTTCGGCATTTTCTCCCATCCGCTGCTGGCGGAAATCGGGAGACGGTATGGCAAGTCACCGGCACAGGTGGCTCTGCGCTGGAATGTGCAGCGGGGGATTTCCGTTATCCCGAAAACCACCCATTGCCAATATATGAAACAGAATTTGGATATCTGGAATTTCCAGCTGACGGAAGAGGAAATGGCCCAGGTAGGCTCTCTGGATCTTGGACACAGTGAAATCGTGGATGTCAGCAATCCCACTTTCATCCGGAACCTGCATTACTGGAAAATCCACGCGTAA
- a CDS encoding carboxylesterase/lipase family protein, translated as MKIREKATLGILASVLAFSSGILAPVPVWAAGAASQPAKRIQQVPFQAGPGIAVARTRAGLVQGYKRQGIYTYHGIPYAEAEERFQRAKPVKPWQGIRLAVEYGPIAQQEKGSFPTSNWVEPGRDFAMSNNSQNLNVWTPGIHDGKKRPVMVWLHGGGFSNGSSAESPAYDGENLSRRGDVVVVSVNHRLNVLGHLDLSQYGAKYKDSANVGITDLVDALHWVQDNIAEFGGDPRNVTLFGESGGGAKVLALMTTPEAKGLFRKGIVESGAVESMGPYFMPRQQSRRIAQLTLQNLGLAPAQVDQLETIPYDKLAQASDAALAQAGKEFDVPLWDHSGYGLSWEPIIDGSFLPTNPATDQGFAEAGRDIPLLIGSNRTEWSNFTLLLDLQHSQSDNIYSWNQQQIEAALDKKYGEQKEAVVREFLKAYPNKTRADALYIDTMIRQPILKVARHKVAQDGAPVYNYLFTWDSPVMGGSYMSYHTAEIPFVFHNIDKLEARIGDGADARKLQDQMSDAWIAFARTGKPAVPGGPEWKPFTRKQENVMIFDDQVRLADAPDYALLKLVDPGYQDSLPPIDR; from the coding sequence ATGAAAATCAGAGAAAAAGCAACTTTGGGCATATTGGCCAGTGTGCTGGCTTTTTCTAGTGGCATCCTGGCGCCTGTTCCGGTCTGGGCCGCAGGGGCTGCTTCACAGCCTGCAAAACGGATCCAGCAGGTTCCCTTCCAGGCAGGTCCCGGGATTGCGGTGGCCAGGACCCGTGCAGGATTGGTACAGGGTTACAAACGGCAGGGCATCTATACATACCATGGAATCCCCTATGCGGAGGCTGAGGAACGGTTCCAGCGGGCCAAACCGGTGAAACCCTGGCAAGGGATTCGGCTGGCTGTGGAGTATGGTCCCATTGCCCAGCAGGAAAAAGGAAGCTTCCCCACCAGCAACTGGGTGGAACCCGGACGGGATTTCGCCATGAGCAACAACAGCCAGAACTTGAACGTGTGGACGCCGGGAATCCATGATGGAAAGAAACGGCCTGTGATGGTCTGGCTCCACGGCGGTGGTTTTTCCAACGGTTCGTCGGCAGAATCCCCTGCCTATGATGGGGAGAACCTGAGCCGCCGGGGCGATGTGGTGGTGGTTTCCGTCAACCATCGGTTGAATGTGCTGGGTCATCTGGATCTTTCCCAGTACGGAGCCAAATACAAAGATTCGGCCAATGTGGGCATCACCGATCTGGTGGATGCATTGCACTGGGTCCAGGATAACATTGCAGAATTCGGAGGAGATCCCCGGAATGTGACCCTGTTCGGGGAATCCGGCGGGGGAGCCAAAGTCCTGGCTCTGATGACCACTCCGGAAGCCAAGGGGCTGTTCCGGAAGGGCATCGTGGAAAGCGGTGCCGTGGAATCCATGGGACCGTACTTCATGCCCCGGCAGCAGAGCCGGCGGATTGCCCAGCTGACCCTGCAGAACCTGGGGCTGGCACCGGCGCAGGTGGACCAGCTGGAAACCATTCCCTATGACAAGCTGGCCCAGGCTTCTGATGCAGCCCTGGCTCAGGCCGGCAAAGAATTCGATGTACCCCTGTGGGATCACAGCGGGTACGGACTCAGCTGGGAACCGATCATCGATGGCAGTTTCCTGCCCACCAACCCGGCCACGGACCAGGGCTTTGCGGAGGCAGGGCGTGACATCCCCCTGCTGATTGGGAGCAACCGGACCGAATGGAGCAATTTCACGCTGCTTTTGGACCTGCAGCACAGCCAGTCGGATAATATCTATTCCTGGAATCAGCAGCAGATCGAAGCGGCTCTGGATAAAAAATATGGAGAACAAAAAGAAGCCGTGGTGCGCGAGTTCCTGAAAGCCTATCCCAACAAGACCCGAGCCGATGCGCTGTATATCGACACCATGATCCGTCAGCCCATCCTGAAAGTGGCCCGGCACAAAGTGGCCCAGGATGGGGCCCCTGTCTACAACTATCTGTTCACCTGGGATTCTCCGGTAATGGGTGGCTCCTATATGTCCTATCATACGGCAGAGATTCCCTTTGTCTTCCATAATATTGATAAACTGGAAGCCCGTATCGGAGACGGGGCGGATGCCCGGAAACTGCAGGATCAGATGAGCGATGCCTGGATTGCTTTTGCCCGGACCGGAAAACCGGCGGTGCCGGGAGGCCCGGAATGGAAACCGTTTACACGGAAGCAGGAAAATGTCATGATCTTTGACGACCAGGTCCGGCTGGCTGATGCACCGGACTATGCTCTGCTGAAATTGGTGGATCCTGGGTATCAAGATTCGTTGCCACCAATTGACCGGTAG
- a CDS encoding IS3 family transposase, which translates to MSSLRRSFKLKDLLSYTQMPKATYMYWQKRFDRVNPDQEVEDKIQEIRSQHKDYGYRCMTGELKNQGICVNKKKVQRIMQKLSLQVTSFTRKSRKYSSYKGKVGTIAPNRIHRRFETNIPHQKITTDTSEFKYYEVDTQGHLTLHKLYLDPFLDMFDDEIISYGIAKRPSAESILKAQAEAIEITADCPYRRTFHSDQGWAYQMKAYTRKLKKERIFQSMSRKGNCHDNAVMENFFGLMKQEMYYGVIYYSYEELKAAIERYIKYYNEQRIKEKLGWKSPVQYRLSLLAA; encoded by the coding sequence ATCTCCAGTCTCCGAAGATCATTCAAATTGAAAGACCTTCTCTCCTATACTCAAATGCCCAAAGCGACCTATATGTACTGGCAGAAACGGTTTGACCGCGTGAATCCAGACCAGGAAGTAGAGGATAAAATACAGGAAATCCGCAGCCAGCATAAAGATTATGGATATCGGTGCATGACCGGTGAGCTGAAGAATCAAGGGATTTGCGTGAACAAGAAGAAAGTTCAACGTATCATGCAGAAACTGAGCCTTCAGGTAACATCCTTTACCCGGAAAAGCCGTAAATACAGTTCCTATAAGGGTAAGGTAGGGACCATTGCTCCGAATAGAATACATCGTCGTTTTGAGACGAATATCCCACATCAGAAGATTACGACCGATACTTCAGAATTCAAATATTATGAAGTAGATACACAGGGACATCTGACCCTGCACAAGCTTTATCTGGATCCTTTCCTGGACATGTTCGATGATGAAATCATCAGCTATGGAATAGCCAAACGTCCTTCGGCTGAAAGCATACTGAAAGCTCAAGCTGAAGCAATCGAAATTACTGCTGATTGTCCATATCGAAGAACGTTTCACTCCGATCAGGGCTGGGCATACCAAATGAAGGCCTATACCAGGAAACTAAAAAAAGAACGAATTTTTCAGAGCATGTCTCGAAAGGGTAACTGTCATGATAACGCTGTAATGGAAAACTTTTTCGGCTTAATGAAACAGGAAATGTATTATGGAGTGATCTACTACAGCTACGAAGAACTAAAAGCCGCTATCGAACGATACATCAAATACTATAACGAGCAAAGGATCAAGGAAAAACTGGGCTGGAAAAGTCCTGTTCAATACAGGCTTTCTTTGCTGGCAGCATAA